In the genome of Candidatus Neomarinimicrobiota bacterium, the window TCTAAAGTACGTTAGGGGTTTGGAGGTTGGAGTTAGGTGTTAGGTGCTATACCATTTTCAGTTGAAGTATTCATCAGATTCAAAATATCACCCTATACTTTGCAAGTTACGGGAGACAAGTTTTGCCTTTTTACGCCCTGTGAGAATTTTAAGTGTGTCATACTGAGCTCGCCGAAGTGCAGTAAAAACGGAAAAAATGAAGAATATATGGCTAATTTGGAGCTGAATATGGTATTAGTTACCCAAAATGATTTTCTCACCTAACCCCCAATCCCTAACACCCAACATGATAGATACTCACTGCCACCTGAACATCGAGCCCCTGCTGGAGCGAGTTGATGAAGTTCTTGAGGCCGCCGAACAGCAAGGTGTTGGCAAGCTGGTGGTTATCGGGATCGATATTCCCACTTCTGAGATCGCGGTTCAACTGGCTGAAAAGTATCCTCAGGTCTATGCGGCTGTAGGAATTCATCCTAACGATTGCGCCAAAGCTCCGGATAATTGGGAAAATTACATCCTGGATATGCTGGCTCACCAAAAGGTGGTGGCCGTTGGTGAAACCGGCCTGGACTATTACTGGGATGATGCACCTCCGGATCTGCAGAAAGTATTCTTCAGGGATCACCTTGACCTGGCCCTGGCTACGGGTAAACCAGTGATCATTCATAACCGGGAAGCCGACCAGGATATCTTGCAACAAGTGATGGAACATGGAAATATCAGGGGCGTTTTTCACTGTTGGCCAAGTGGGTGGGATCTTGCCAGGCCCCTGATCGACAAAGGTTACCATCTTTCGTTTACCGGGACGGTGACCTTTAAAAAGAACGACCTGGTTCAGGATGTTGCTGCCCGGATACCCATGGATCGTCTTATGTTGGAAACCGACAGCCCCTTTCTGACACCAACACCCCATCGCGGTAAGCGACCCAATGAACCAAAATATTTAATTCATATTGCTGAGAAAATTGCCGAGTTACGTCAGATCAGCCTGGAAGAAGTTGCTGAAGCAACTACCCGAAATGCAGAATTGTTTTTTGGCTTATAATAACGATTGGTTCCCACGACTGAAGTCGTGGGCTTTTTGCCAAAAATCATTCTGGGGTAACCTATGTTTTTAATCATCGAGGTTATGTAATGGGGCTACGACCTGATCTGCGTTTTTTTAAGAAATGGGGGCAGAATTTTATTACCGACCCGTCTTTTCTGGATAAGCTGGTTCGGACGGTCAAACCTCAGGCAGATGACACTTTAATTGAGATCGGACCAGGTACTGGTGCATTAACACGACTGTTTGCAGCCCGTGTGCAAAAATTGCACGCCATCGAGATCGATGCACGGATGGATGAATACCTGGCACCCCTGGCTACCGAAATTGAATCTTTTTCATATGAATTCAGTGATTTTCTCAAGTGGACACCACCAGAAGATCTGGGATCTTTTCGTCTCATTGGCAACATCCCCTATTACATCACTTCAGCATTGATCCTGCAGGCTTTTGAACATCACGAACGGATCACTGATGTACATTTCCTCATGCAAAAGGAAGTTGGCAAACGCCTGGTGGCTCCCCACGGCTCCAAAAAATACGGAATCCTCTCCGTTTATGCTGCTCTGTTCGCCAAAACTGAATACCTGTTTGATA includes:
- a CDS encoding TatD family hydrolase; protein product: MIDTHCHLNIEPLLERVDEVLEAAEQQGVGKLVVIGIDIPTSEIAVQLAEKYPQVYAAVGIHPNDCAKAPDNWENYILDMLAHQKVVAVGETGLDYYWDDAPPDLQKVFFRDHLDLALATGKPVIIHNREADQDILQQVMEHGNIRGVFHCWPSGWDLARPLIDKGYHLSFTGTVTFKKNDLVQDVAARIPMDRLMLETDSPFLTPTPHRGKRPNEPKYLIHIAEKIAELRQISLEEVAEATTRNAELFFGL
- the rsmA gene encoding 16S rRNA (adenine(1518)-N(6)/adenine(1519)-N(6))-dimethyltransferase RsmA, with product MGLRPDLRFFKKWGQNFITDPSFLDKLVRTVKPQADDTLIEIGPGTGALTRLFAARVQKLHAIEIDARMDEYLAPLATEIESFSYEFSDFLKWTPPEDLGSFRLIGNIPYYITSALILQAFEHHERITDVHFLMQKEVGKRLVAPHGSKKYGILSVYAALFAKTEYLFDISRNIFHPIPDVDSCFVRFSFKEARQVSGEIEPYLRRVVRIAFNQRRKTLRNSLKSILKDKPPVEDQFDL